In the Helianthus annuus cultivar XRQ/B chromosome 11, HanXRQr2.0-SUNRISE, whole genome shotgun sequence genome, one interval contains:
- the LOC110888933 gene encoding 3-dehydrosphinganine reductase TSC10A yields the protein MAYTNLSLLALCMLPTFILIIFLKLILRPHPTKIPIKSRHVFITGSSSGIGLALARQAAAEGALVTILALDYNLEEAKTSIKLSTGADVIMLKAEVCDFGAVKEADQGVFVA from the coding sequence ATGGCATACACAAATCTCTCACTTCTTGCTCTCTGCATGCTCCCAACATTCATCCTCATAATCTTCCTTAAACTCATACTCCGTCCACACCCCACCAAAATCCCAATCAAATCCCGCCACGTGTTCATCACGGGCAGCTCTAGTGGTATCGGCTTGGCTCTAGCGCGTCAAGCCGCAGCTGAGGGCGCTCTGGTCACTATCTTAGCTCTGGATTATAACCTTGAAGAAGCCAAAACCTCTATCAAACTCTCCACTGGTGCTGATGTCATTATGTTAAAAGCAGAAGTATGCGATTTCGGAGCGGTTAAGGAGGCGGATCAAGGTGTGTTTGTGGCATAA